CGGCGTGCCAGGCGAGCAAGAGTTTTGGGGCAGGGGGGTGACTTATTGCGCGACTTGCGATGCGCCGCTTTATAAAAATCGCACCGTGGCTGTAGTGGGCGGTGGTGATTCAGCCTTGACCGCAGCCTTGCTTTTGGCTAGCTATGCGCAAAAAGTATATTTAATTCATCGTCGCGATCAATTTGCCGGTCAAGAAATGTGGCAACATAAAGTGGCAGAAAATTCTAAAATTGTTAGCATTTTTTCGACCAATATCTTGGAAATAAAGGGTGATAAAGTAGTCAAAGAGTTAATTCTCGACCGTCCTTATGAAAACAGCACATCGCTGCCAGTTAACGGAGTTTTTATAGAGATTGGTTCTACGCCCAGTATTTATTTAACTAAACAGCTTAACATCGACCTAGATGATCATCAATATATAAAAGTAGATAATAATAACCAAACCAATCTGGAAGGAGTTTTCGCCGCTGGCGACGTAACTAACCAAAACCATTTGAAGCAGATTTTAACGGCAGCCAGTCAGGGGGCAGTGGCCGCTTATAGCGCTTATAAATTTTTGTTTAAAAAATAATATGTTGGTTTTGCCAGTCTCGCCGAAAAATATCAAGTTAGCCAGGCAAATTATCAAGAAGGGCGGGATTATCATCTATCCGACCGACACGATTTACGGCTTAGGCGCTGACATTTTTAATCAGCAAGCCGTTAAAAAAATCATAGACATTAAAGGCAGAAAGAAGACAAATCCGATTTCAGTGATGATTTCGGATTTTTTGCAAATAAAAAAAATAGCCTCAGTAAACGCGCGACAAGCTAAAATAATTAAAACATTATTGCCCGGGCCGTTTACAGTCATTCTAACCAAGAATAAATCAATTTCTGATCTATTAACCGCTAAGCGCAAAACAATTGGTGTTCGCTGGCCAAAATTAAAAATTTGTCAGGCTTTGGCAAAAAATTTGCCGATTACTACCACTAGCGCCAATTTATCAGGTCAGCCGAATACTTTAAGCGTAAATAAATTAAATAAAATTTTTAAAAACAAGGTAGATTTAATGCTAGTTGGCGGAAAAATGTCTGGTCGCGCTTCGACTATTATAGATTTGACGGTTGGGCCATTTAAAATTTTGAGATAAATTTTTTTAAAAGGCAAAAAGAGCCCTTGGGGGCTCTTTTTTGTTTTCTTGACAAAAAATAAAATTTTGCTAAGATTTAAACTTCTTTACAAGGACCTAACAAGGAGCTATCGTGGCGAAGCGACGTTACTTGTCTGACCATTTCAATCAGGATCTGAAAGGATTCAGGATTCTGGAGGTTTGCTATCTAAGAGAGCCGCCTACATATAACTCTCCTCGGGTAGAGATGCTTTGTCGGAAAACGCGCAGGGGCGCCGGACCGGTGATCTTCTTTCCAGAGGGGTTGTTGCACGGCGGGCTTTCCGTTGGACGAGCATTCCGCGGCTGGCACTTGCACAAGGGCTATGCCCTGGTGCACCTAAAGACAGGCAGAGCCTTCTGGCTTAACGGGTTTCAGAGCACAGAGCGGTATCCGTCCAGACCGGCCGGGCTGTGGGTTACTAAGCGGCGCTTAGCCGCTTGGCGTCGGCAAGGGCGCCTGCCTCTTACTGCCGGCCTGAGGTCTGTCAGCGATATGAGTGGAGTCGATTAGGGAGGTGGTATCATATTCACGGGCGCTGGTTTGCACCAGCGCCCTTGGTTTTTTAAAAAAACAATTCTTGACAAAGCCATAAAATTTTGCTAAAATATCAATATTACTGGGTGAGCCCGGTATACCTAAGTCATGAGGGTAAAATCATGACAAGGTCCAAACTGCTTTCAGAGGTGCGCCTTTGAAGCAAAGGAGGATACATGTCTGATGGTGCCAATGTCGTTGAGTGCCTTGCTCGCACTACGCCGCTTTCCAGCGCAGAATGGGCTGCGTTGGTAGAGGCTCGCCGTCGTCTCTTTTCTCGGGTGGTTGCGAAATGGCGAACTCTGCCAAGTATCGGGGATCAGAAAGGTCTCTATGTCGAAGGCCATCCAAGTCCAATCAATGGCGGTTTGCTAAGGAGCAGGATCGTCTATGTATTTGGGGAATTAGGCAGCACGACCGTTTCGGAGACCGGGGAAGCGCAGGGCGTATTCGAGCATATCGGCCATGAGTTGCCAAAGCGCCGGGTCAATGAAGATCTTCCGTTGCCCTCGGATCTAGATCCCGATATAATAGGGACTCTTCGCTACTGGGCCTTAATGAGGAATGGTGCCTGGGCTCTAATAACCGTTTTTTACGTAACAGGTTACGGTTATAAGAATCGGGGCAAGGACATCGCATTTAGGGTCGTAATTCAGCATTGCGCTTTCGACGAGCTACTCAAAGAGGCGAAGATTCATCCACGACAGATCTGGTGGCGGTTAAGAATAGCTTTTGCCGAGGCCATCAACGCCACTCGACGCCGTGCTCAAGTCGCAGAAGAGCTGGCTCGTCGCATAATGGCTGAAGACGAGCTGCTCAGGGTTTCGCCAGGAGAAAACGAAGCAGCTCCTACAGACGCCCTGCGGCACTTTGTCCGTGAGCTCGATAATCCCAGCAACGACGACTGAGGGAGTCGTAGAATCGGGCGCTGGTTTCGGCCAGCGCCCTCGGTTTTTAAAAAAACAAGGCTGTTAGGCCTTATTTTTTAAAAACAGATCTTATATTTAGAGCTTCATAGACAAGAGCTTGGAAATTCCGTCTTTCATCATGGTCACGCCATACAAAGTATCGGCTGATTCCATGGTTTGGCGATTATGAGTAATGACGATAAATTGAGTTTTGTGAGCCAATTCACGTAAAATATTAGAAAAGCGAGAAGAGTTTTGTTCGTCGAGCGCAGCGTCAACTTCGTCTAAGATAACGAACGGTGGTTTATTGATGGCAATGATGGCGCAAATTAAGGCGAGCGAGGTTAGCGCTTTTTCGCCGCCGGACAAAGCTTCGATATTTTTTAACTTTTTCCCTGGCGGATTAGCCATGATTTCGATATTAGTCACTTCTTCTTTTTCCTTAGACTCGGTTTCTTTTTCTTTTGCTTCTTCTGTTGGTTCGTCTTCTTTTTTTTCGGCTGGGTCACTTTCAACTTCTTCTATTACCGATTTTTGCAAAACTATCTTGGCCTTGCCGCCATTAAAGAACACGCCAAAATAATAATCAAACTTATCATTAATTTGATGAAAAGTTTTATTAAACTGTTCGTCCATTTTTTCGTTCAATTGTTTAATGACTTTATTGAGGGATTGTAGTGCGCCGCGCAAATCTTGGATTTGGTTGGTCAAAAATTCATAACGCTCTTTGGCTTCCGGATATTCTTTGGTGATTTCAGGATCAATGCCGCCAATAAGTTCAAGCTGCCTTTTTAATTCCTGAACTTGGCCGTAACAATTTTCATCATCACCGGTGTTTTCGGTTTGGCTGGATAAAATTTGTTCAGGATTTTCGACGTTCATCTCCCGTTTAATTTCTGCTATTAGATCTTCTTTGCGCGTATCGATTTTAGCTTGATCGACTTCGAAAACATTAAGTTCATGGTTAATGGCATTTAATTCATTTTGTTTATGTTGGGCTTTTTGCTGCAGCTCAAAGAAGGCCCGGCGTTTTTCCTGTTCGCTCTGGGCGAAGTTTTTGAGTTGCTGGTTAATGCCGTCGATTTGTTCGTTTAATTTTTTAATTTCTTGGTCTAGGCCTTGAATTTCCTGCTCGATTTTTTCTATTATACTGGATTTGTTTTGCTCTGGTGTCTGCTCCGGTTCACCCGATAAATAAGCCAGTAAGTTATTGATTTTTTGCTCTAAGCGGTTAACTTGGTCTTTTAGTTCTGACAAATTATCAAGGGAATTTAGTGTTGCCAAGGCGGTATTTAATTGGTTGTTTAATTGTTTAATACTTTCCAGGTCGGTGATGATTTTATTGGTATCCAGTTCTTCTTCTTGGCCTGATTCTGGTTGCTTGGCCCTTTGCTGTTCAATAATTAATTTTCCTCGCCAGACGGTAATTTGTTCTAAATATTTATTTTTTAATTCAACTAATTTTTGTTGATCTTGCTGCAAGCGGCGATAATTATCATCTATATTTTCTTTGGCGATTGATTCAAGTTGTTTTTGCAGGACTTCGAGTTCGGTCTCGAGTTTTTTTTGTTGGTTAGCGTTATCGACCGATTGTTGAGAAATATTTTTTGATTGTGCTTCGAGATTTTGCCAAAGGCCGCTATAATATTTTTTTTGTAGAGCCAAAAGCTCTTCTTCGAATTGTTGCCGGCGTTCGAGTTTTTTTATTTGACGAGTCAAAGATCTCATGCGCGGTTCAAGCTCTTGAAGCGCTACTTCGGCTTGCTGGAGATTATTCTCGGCTTTTTCTATTTTTCGCAGTGCTTCATCTTTTTTAATTTGATATTGGCGAATGCCGGTCGCTTCATCAAAAAAGTTTTTTCTTTCGGCCGGAGAGCTGTGTAAAATAGAGTCGATCATGCCCTGGCTGACGATACTATAACTTTTTTGTCCAAAGTTGGCTTGGGCTAAAAGCATTAAAATATCTTGTAAGCGGACTCGAGCATTATTTAAAAGATATTCTCCTTCGCTCTGGCGATTGACACGGCGGAGAATGGTAAACTGGCGATATTCAATGGCCGCCTCGTCTTGTTCGTTATTAAAATGCAAGGATACTTCAGCGGAATTGAGTCGGCCCTTTTTATCTGAACCGGAAAAAATAATATCTTCGGCGCGTTTGGTGCGCAAGCTTTTCATGCTTTGTTCGCCCAAGCCCCAACGGATAGCTTCAAGAACATTGCTTTTTCCCGAACCATTGGGACCCAAAATTGCGTTAATGCCATAAGAGCCGTCCTTGGGTCTAGGGAACTCCAAAACTGTTTTGTTGGCGAAAGATTTAAAGCCGTTAATTTCTAAACGCTCGAGATACATGAAGGGGAAATATTAATTAAACTCACGAATAGAACATTTTAACATAAATAAAATTTTTGACAATCAAAAATTGGACAATATTGACAAAACGAGCATAAAAGATACAATAAAAACGTCACTATAGAGTGGCAAGGAGACAAAATGAAGATAGTTACAATCCACCGAGCAGCGAAGCTTAGAGCTTTTCTGGCTCATCATGCCGGGAAAGATGATCTCGGCAACAGGACGTATCGACTCGCTACCAGGAGAGACATTCGAGCACACGCTCCTTTGTTCTGGGTTCCGATATATCGGGGTCTTCGCTTCAGCGGGGAAGCCCGTTTCGATGATCTCTACGGCGGTATGTATGAGATTATACTAGGTGACGATGCTTTCGTCGGCGAATATGTTCAGTTTTCGGTCGTCGATAGCGTCATTGACGGCGATCCGGCCTTGAGGCGGTCAGGTCTGATAGAGGTAGACTTTGACTATATGACCGAAGAGGCCCACCCAGCGTCTGCAAATTCGCCGCACCTGACTGACCTGTTCCTGGTCGAGGACAAGTCGTAGGAGACAAAGTGCCCAAGACAAAGAAAGCGAAGAGATACAAACCTCGTCGATCAAGACCTCGAGGTATGAGCGTTATGGAGCGAAACGAGGTCAGGTGGCGGGAGGAGCACGT
This window of the Patescibacteria group bacterium genome carries:
- a CDS encoding FAD-dependent oxidoreductase produces the protein MPENNYDLIIIGTGAAGLAASIYASRYKINHLVIGQKTGGLAAWSHMIENYPGTLTITGQDLMNKFMEHAKHYGAPVIESQVLEVKKENDLFKVTLPDNKIFWAKALVLALGTERKKLGVPGEQEFWGRGVTYCATCDAPLYKNRTVAVVGGGDSALTAALLLASYAQKVYLIHRRDQFAGQEMWQHKVAENSKIVSIFSTNILEIKGDKVVKELILDRPYENSTSLPVNGVFIEIGSTPSIYLTKQLNIDLDDHQYIKVDNNNQTNLEGVFAAGDVTNQNHLKQILTAASQGAVAAYSAYKFLFKK
- a CDS encoding AAA family ATPase, which gives rise to MYLERLEINGFKSFANKTVLEFPRPKDGSYGINAILGPNGSGKSNVLEAIRWGLGEQSMKSLRTKRAEDIIFSGSDKKGRLNSAEVSLHFNNEQDEAAIEYRQFTILRRVNRQSEGEYLLNNARVRLQDILMLLAQANFGQKSYSIVSQGMIDSILHSSPAERKNFFDEATGIRQYQIKKDEALRKIEKAENNLQQAEVALQELEPRMRSLTRQIKKLERRQQFEEELLALQKKYYSGLWQNLEAQSKNISQQSVDNANQQKKLETELEVLQKQLESIAKENIDDNYRRLQQDQQKLVELKNKYLEQITVWRGKLIIEQQRAKQPESGQEEELDTNKIITDLESIKQLNNQLNTALATLNSLDNLSELKDQVNRLEQKINNLLAYLSGEPEQTPEQNKSSIIEKIEQEIQGLDQEIKKLNEQIDGINQQLKNFAQSEQEKRRAFFELQQKAQHKQNELNAINHELNVFEVDQAKIDTRKEDLIAEIKREMNVENPEQILSSQTENTGDDENCYGQVQELKRQLELIGGIDPEITKEYPEAKERYEFLTNQIQDLRGALQSLNKVIKQLNEKMDEQFNKTFHQINDKFDYYFGVFFNGGKAKIVLQKSVIEEVESDPAEKKEDEPTEEAKEKETESKEKEEVTNIEIMANPPGKKLKNIEALSGGEKALTSLALICAIIAINKPPFVILDEVDAALDEQNSSRFSNILRELAHKTQFIVITHNRQTMESADTLYGVTMMKDGISKLLSMKL
- a CDS encoding L-threonylcarbamoyladenylate synthase, translated to MLVLPVSPKNIKLARQIIKKGGIIIYPTDTIYGLGADIFNQQAVKKIIDIKGRKKTNPISVMISDFLQIKKIASVNARQAKIIKTLLPGPFTVILTKNKSISDLLTAKRKTIGVRWPKLKICQALAKNLPITTTSANLSGQPNTLSVNKLNKIFKNKVDLMLVGGKMSGRASTIIDLTVGPFKILR